Proteins from a single region of Deltaproteobacteria bacterium:
- the mreC gene encoding rod shape-determining protein MreC: MQGDKRFRNLWVSIFFVCFVLFLLSSSSGLKQPWNPVEQLIIEITAPFQKLIRQTINATRDFWTNYFYLVDVRRENRRLKQEMASFRREQGQYKELLTAHERLRSLLQFKEAIQRPVVAAQVIGLDPTGWFKSVIIDKGKNAGLKWDMPVVNASGVVGRIVSVSNNYAKVLLIIDQNSAVDCLTQRSRDRGMVKGTSGQVCKMDYMAKSSDAVVGDLIITSGLGGVFPKGLPVGEISAVKEGEGKLFKDIDVMPSVDFSKLEEVLIILTVYPREIVE; the protein is encoded by the coding sequence TTGCAAGGTGACAAACGCTTTCGCAACCTGTGGGTATCGATTTTTTTCGTATGTTTTGTACTGTTTTTGCTCTCTTCGAGTTCCGGTCTGAAACAACCCTGGAATCCTGTAGAACAACTCATTATAGAAATTACCGCTCCCTTCCAAAAACTCATCCGACAGACGATTAACGCCACAAGGGATTTCTGGACGAATTATTTCTATCTCGTTGATGTTCGCAGAGAAAACAGGCGACTGAAACAAGAGATGGCATCCTTCAGGAGAGAACAGGGCCAATACAAGGAATTGCTGACCGCCCATGAGAGGCTCCGCAGCCTCCTTCAGTTCAAGGAGGCGATTCAGAGACCGGTGGTTGCGGCCCAGGTGATCGGCCTGGACCCCACCGGATGGTTCAAATCCGTAATTATCGACAAGGGGAAGAATGCCGGGCTGAAGTGGGACATGCCGGTCGTCAATGCGTCCGGAGTGGTGGGGAGGATTGTTTCCGTGTCCAATAACTATGCCAAAGTTCTCCTTATTATCGATCAGAACAGCGCGGTTGACTGCCTGACGCAACGGTCCCGGGACAGGGGAATGGTAAAAGGGACTTCAGGCCAGGTCTGTAAAATGGACTACATGGCCAAATCCAGCGATGCGGTCGTGGGAGACCTGATTATTACATCCGGTCTGGGAGGAGTTTTCCCCAAAGGTCTCCCGGTGGGAGAAATCTCGGCGGTGAAGGAGGGAGAAGGAAAGCTTTTCAAGGATATTGATGTAATGCCTTCCGTCGATTTTTCCAAGTTGGAGGAGGTCCTTATCATCCTGACCGTTTATCCGAGGGAAATCGTGGAATGA
- the yidC gene encoding membrane protein insertase YidC, with product MDKRTILAFILSFVILVGWSLFFGPKQEQAPVQKEVPADQLGEQVPESRKTVPPPLPATDSGQEETPGHAIHAEDEKEIKIDTPLYTAVFSNAGPALRSFKLKQYRLTTDPSSPLIDLVSLKKDMGDALRIAFDNHSAPENGATIFQVDQDTVLLGPGASPQDIVFKGRTRNDLSIVQTFRFYPDQYRIDLNVEVTNRSGSPVEGVFRGSLKALPPDDKGGYYAYVGFAALLNTKLEEVEVEDPSDEETLRGTLGWVAYEDTYFMTAIVPDVPSEGMFTGRHLSSGIQEGTYVQPQISIPPSEVKSSQYALYLGPRDLGILKDFGKNLDRAINFGWTDIIAKPLLYILRFFNTYIHNYGLSIILLTVLVKILFWPLTHKSYKSMKEMQKLQPRMAKLREKYKGDKQKLNQEMMALYKTYKVNPMGGCLPMIIQIPVFFALFRVLGGCIELRHAPFALWINDLSAPDRLFHFPFQIPFMTPPYGIPVLTLLMGASMFIQQKMTPTPGDPAQAKIMMFLPIIFTFMFINFPSGLVLYWLVNNVLSIGQQYRIHKKPG from the coding sequence ATGGACAAGCGAACCATATTGGCGTTCATATTATCATTTGTTATCCTCGTGGGATGGTCTCTTTTCTTCGGGCCGAAACAGGAGCAGGCCCCGGTGCAAAAAGAGGTCCCTGCCGACCAATTGGGAGAACAGGTCCCGGAATCCCGAAAAACGGTTCCGCCGCCTCTCCCGGCGACGGACTCCGGACAGGAAGAAACACCGGGCCATGCCATACACGCTGAAGACGAAAAAGAAATCAAAATCGATACGCCGCTCTACACAGCAGTGTTCAGCAATGCCGGGCCCGCCCTCAGGAGTTTTAAACTCAAGCAATACCGACTCACCACGGATCCCTCTTCTCCATTGATCGACCTGGTGTCCTTGAAAAAGGATATGGGCGATGCCTTGCGCATCGCCTTTGACAATCATTCAGCGCCTGAAAACGGGGCCACGATATTTCAGGTCGATCAGGATACGGTTCTTCTGGGCCCTGGCGCTTCCCCTCAGGACATCGTGTTCAAAGGCAGGACCCGGAACGACCTTTCCATTGTTCAAACATTCCGTTTTTATCCGGACCAGTACCGGATCGACCTGAATGTGGAGGTGACGAACAGGTCGGGATCTCCGGTAGAGGGTGTCTTCCGGGGAAGCCTGAAGGCACTGCCTCCGGATGACAAGGGGGGATATTACGCCTATGTGGGCTTTGCCGCACTCCTCAACACCAAGCTGGAAGAGGTGGAGGTGGAGGACCCGTCGGATGAAGAAACCTTGAGGGGGACACTCGGATGGGTTGCCTATGAGGATACGTACTTTATGACGGCCATTGTCCCGGATGTCCCTTCCGAAGGCATGTTTACCGGCCGCCATTTGTCATCAGGGATTCAGGAGGGGACTTATGTCCAGCCTCAGATTTCCATCCCCCCGTCTGAGGTAAAGTCTTCCCAGTATGCACTCTACCTGGGCCCCCGCGACCTGGGGATACTGAAGGATTTCGGAAAAAACCTGGATCGCGCCATTAATTTCGGGTGGACCGACATCATTGCAAAACCCCTTCTCTATATCCTGCGCTTCTTCAACACCTATATCCATAATTACGGCCTCTCGATCATTTTGCTGACGGTCCTGGTTAAGATTCTGTTCTGGCCCCTGACCCACAAGAGCTATAAGTCGATGAAAGAGATGCAGAAGCTCCAGCCTCGAATGGCCAAGCTCAGGGAGAAGTATAAGGGCGACAAGCAGAAATTAAATCAGGAGATGATGGCCCTGTACAAGACCTATAAGGTCAACCCGATGGGCGGGTGCCTCCCGATGATTATCCAGATACCGGTGTTTTTTGCGCTCTTCAGGGTGCTGGGCGGATGTATTGAACTGAGACATGCCCCATTTGCATTGTGGATAAACGACCTTTCGGCCCCTGACCGGCTGTTCCATTTCCCCTTTCAGATCCCATTTATGACGCCGCCCTATGGGATTCCCGTGTTGACGCTCCTTATGGGCGCCTCCATGTTCATCCAGCAGAAGATGACGCCGACGCCGGGCGATCCTGCTCAGGCCAAGATCATGATGTTTTTGCCGATTATTTTCACCTTTATGTTTATCAACTTTCCTTCCGGTCTTGTACTTTACTGGCTTGTCAATAATGTCCTTTCCATCGGCCAGCAATACCGCATTCACAAAAAACCGGGTTAA
- the mrdA gene encoding penicillin-binding protein 2, which produces MLKPSHFDPVSSEIFSKQLKIAMLVVLMAFGILILRLWTLQIVNGPAYRAKSEHNRIRLHDIPPFRGMIMDRNSEVLVDNRPSYDLYVIPEEVQNRSELLDRLSRLGDLDREAAERILDKAGSGYPFKPVCLKTDMSRDELASIESHRFDLPGLMIRVRPQRHYFYEGLASHVLGYVGEISEAQLMSGQFPKNRAGDLIGKRGVEWKWQAQLNGIRGGEQVEVDAAGRKIAMVSRKDPISGANICLTIDKRLQELAEKSLQGKHGAVVAINPLNGEVLALASSPSFNPNVFIRGLDKKTWQDMVLSKEFPLQNRAISGQYPPGSVFKIVMALAALEEGVISPEEEIFCNGTYSLGKGTYRCWKKWGHGKVNLHRALVESCDVYFYVVGKRLGVDRIAQYAKRLGLGKETGLDLGEESSGLVPTTEWKLKKWGVPWQPGETISTSIGQSFVLTTPLQMANLISSVFNGGHIYRPQTTKWVKKSDGETLFEFEAISAGEAGIKPEHLELVKKALVGVVNQPHGTGSKARLKDIIVAGKTGTAQVIALKKEGGSKREEAVPFKFRDHAWFVAIAPASNPEIAVAVLVEHGGHGGSAAAPIAKEIIQAYLQVPS; this is translated from the coding sequence GTGTTGAAACCATCCCATTTTGATCCTGTTTCTTCAGAGATCTTCAGCAAACAGCTGAAGATTGCCATGCTGGTGGTGCTGATGGCATTCGGCATCTTGATCTTGAGGCTGTGGACCTTGCAGATTGTCAACGGACCCGCCTACCGCGCCAAGTCCGAGCATAATCGAATCCGGCTCCATGACATTCCGCCTTTCAGGGGGATGATCATGGACAGAAACTCCGAGGTACTCGTCGATAACCGTCCCTCCTACGACCTCTATGTCATTCCGGAGGAGGTCCAGAACCGGTCTGAACTGCTGGACAGGCTGAGCAGGCTCGGAGACCTCGACCGGGAAGCGGCAGAGCGGATATTGGACAAGGCCGGCAGCGGCTATCCTTTCAAGCCGGTATGCCTCAAAACCGACATGTCCCGCGACGAACTCGCCAGCATTGAGAGCCATCGATTTGACCTGCCGGGCCTGATGATCCGTGTCAGACCCCAGCGGCACTATTTTTATGAAGGCCTGGCATCCCATGTTCTCGGGTATGTGGGCGAAATCAGTGAAGCGCAGTTGATGAGCGGTCAGTTTCCGAAAAACCGGGCCGGGGATCTCATCGGAAAAAGGGGGGTTGAGTGGAAGTGGCAGGCCCAATTGAATGGCATTCGGGGGGGTGAACAGGTGGAGGTGGATGCTGCCGGCAGAAAAATTGCGATGGTGTCTCGAAAAGATCCGATATCGGGCGCCAACATATGCCTCACCATTGACAAACGCCTGCAGGAACTTGCCGAAAAATCCCTACAGGGAAAGCATGGCGCGGTCGTGGCCATAAACCCCCTCAATGGCGAGGTGCTTGCATTGGCAAGCAGCCCTTCTTTCAACCCCAATGTGTTTATCAGGGGGCTGGACAAAAAGACATGGCAGGATATGGTGTTGTCAAAGGAGTTTCCCCTGCAGAACAGGGCAATCAGCGGTCAATATCCCCCCGGATCGGTTTTTAAAATTGTCATGGCCCTGGCAGCTCTCGAAGAGGGCGTCATTTCGCCGGAAGAAGAGATATTCTGTAACGGCACCTACTCGTTGGGAAAAGGGACATATCGCTGTTGGAAAAAATGGGGCCATGGAAAGGTAAATCTTCACAGGGCCCTGGTCGAATCATGCGATGTCTATTTCTATGTGGTGGGGAAACGCCTGGGCGTTGACAGGATTGCGCAATACGCAAAACGCCTGGGTCTGGGAAAGGAAACAGGCCTTGATCTGGGTGAAGAGAGCAGTGGTCTGGTTCCCACCACCGAATGGAAGTTGAAAAAATGGGGGGTTCCCTGGCAGCCCGGCGAGACCATTTCCACCTCCATCGGCCAGAGTTTTGTACTGACAACTCCCTTGCAGATGGCCAACCTGATTTCCTCGGTTTTTAACGGCGGCCATATATACAGGCCCCAGACAACGAAGTGGGTCAAGAAATCCGATGGGGAGACACTCTTCGAATTTGAGGCAATCTCCGCGGGAGAGGCCGGGATCAAGCCGGAGCATCTCGAGCTGGTCAAAAAGGCCCTGGTGGGAGTGGTGAATCAGCCTCATGGCACGGGGTCCAAGGCCAGGCTCAAAGATATCATTGTTGCCGGCAAGACCGGCACTGCACAGGTCATCGCCCTCAAGAAGGAGGGCGGATCAAAACGAGAGGAAGCCGTCCCTTTTAAATTCAGGGACCACGCCTGGTTTGTTGCTATCGCCCCTGCCTCCAACCCGGAGATCGCAGTGGCAGTGCTCGTTGAACATGGGGGACACGGAGGGAGCGCGGCAGCCCCGATCGCCAAGGAAATCATACAGGCATATCTTCAGGTCCCATCATGA
- the rpmH gene encoding 50S ribosomal protein L34, with the protein MKRTYQPSNIKRARTHGFRTRIRTKSGINVLKSRRAKGRKRIAV; encoded by the coding sequence ATGAAGAGGACGTATCAACCCAGCAACATCAAAAGGGCCAGGACCCATGGTTTCAGAACAAGGATTCGTACAAAATCCGGAATAAACGTTCTAAAGAGCAGGAGGGCCAAGGGGCGGAAGCGTATCGCCGTGTAG
- a CDS encoding rod shape-determining protein, producing the protein MLLDPILGLFSNDLAIDLGTANTLVYMKGKGIVLSEPSVVAVRKNGRSGNKVLAVGRDAKMMLGRTPGNIVAIRPMKDGVIADFEITEAMLRHFIRKAHNRRSFVRPRIIICVPSGITQVEKRAVRESAESAGAREVFLIEEPMAAAIGAGLPITEPKSNMVVDIGGGTTEVAVISLAGIVYSKSVRVGGDKMDEAILQYIKRKYNLLIGITTAELIKTTIGSAYPDEQAETIDVKGRDLVTGIPKILTIDSDEVRQAISEQIETIVETVRIALEQTPPELAADIVDTGIILAGGGALLKNLDVLLREETKVPITLAEDPLTAIVIGSGMALDNLAVLKDVIIK; encoded by the coding sequence ATGCTTCTTGATCCTATTTTGGGGTTGTTCTCTAATGATTTGGCGATAGATCTCGGCACGGCCAACACCCTCGTATACATGAAAGGAAAAGGAATTGTCCTGAGCGAGCCGTCAGTAGTGGCAGTCCGGAAGAACGGACGTAGCGGCAACAAGGTGTTGGCAGTGGGGAGAGATGCCAAGATGATGCTGGGGAGGACCCCGGGCAATATCGTGGCCATCCGGCCGATGAAGGATGGCGTGATTGCAGATTTCGAGATCACGGAAGCGATGCTTCGTCACTTCATACGAAAGGCACACAACCGAAGAAGTTTTGTAAGACCCCGGATTATCATCTGTGTACCGAGCGGCATTACGCAGGTTGAAAAACGGGCGGTCCGGGAGTCTGCGGAATCTGCCGGAGCCAGAGAGGTTTTCCTGATCGAAGAACCGATGGCTGCGGCCATCGGAGCGGGACTGCCCATTACCGAGCCCAAGAGCAATATGGTTGTCGATATCGGAGGGGGTACGACCGAGGTCGCGGTCATATCTCTTGCCGGCATTGTCTACAGCAAATCGGTCAGGGTGGGCGGCGACAAGATGGATGAGGCAATACTCCAGTATATCAAACGAAAATACAATCTGTTGATCGGAATCACCACTGCAGAACTTATAAAAACCACTATCGGCAGCGCCTATCCGGACGAACAGGCTGAAACCATCGATGTCAAGGGAAGAGATCTGGTAACCGGAATCCCCAAAATCCTGACAATAGATTCAGACGAAGTAAGGCAAGCCATCTCAGAGCAGATCGAAACCATTGTGGAAACCGTCCGAATCGCACTGGAGCAGACACCTCCTGAATTGGCGGCCGATATCGTAGATACCGGGATCATACTGGCCGGGGGCGGCGCACTGTTGAAGAACCTGGATGTTTTGCTGAGAGAAGAGACGAAAGTGCCTATTACCCTGGCCGAAGATCCTCTGACCGCCATTGTCATAGGCTCCGGAATGGCGCTGGACAACCTTGCGGTGCTCAAAGATGTTATTATCAAATAG
- the yidD gene encoding membrane protein insertion efficiency factor YidD: protein MPATWISGKQKKNLKRSFSKKSLVYSLRYIPILLISIYQRFISPFSAPSCRFYPTCSTYARHAFSRYGILKGGGLTLIRISKCHPFHPGGYDPLQ, encoded by the coding sequence ATGCCAGCTACCTGGATCTCTGGAAAGCAAAAGAAGAACTTGAAGAGGTCTTTTTCAAAAAAGAGCTTAGTGTATAGTCTCCGATATATACCTATCTTATTGATATCTATATATCAGCGTTTCATTTCGCCTTTTTCGGCTCCTTCCTGTCGGTTTTACCCCACATGCTCGACATATGCCCGCCATGCTTTCAGCAGGTACGGGATCTTGAAAGGGGGCGGGTTGACCCTTATCAGGATCTCAAAATGCCATCCTTTTCATCCTGGTGGATATGACCCGCTTCAATAA
- the rnpA gene encoding ribonuclease P protein component: MSKKKRILDRADFVNLNRSGKRCHTRHFVVIIKQNGLSITRLGVTVSKKAGNAVKRNRIKRLIREIFRLNHSRIPQGYDIVVAAKKDASYLDLWKAKEELEEVFFKKELSV; encoded by the coding sequence ATTTCCAAAAAAAAAAGAATATTGGATCGCGCGGATTTTGTCAATCTAAATCGGTCGGGAAAACGCTGTCACACAAGGCATTTTGTCGTCATTATCAAACAGAACGGGCTGAGCATAACGAGGTTGGGGGTCACTGTCAGCAAGAAGGCGGGCAACGCAGTCAAAAGAAATCGAATCAAACGGCTGATCCGGGAAATTTTCAGGCTCAACCACTCAAGAATCCCCCAAGGATACGATATCGTCGTCGCAGCGAAGAAGGATGCCAGCTACCTGGATCTCTGGAAAGCAAAAGAAGAACTTGAAGAGGTCTTTTTCAAAAAAGAGCTTAGTGTATAG